Proteins from a genomic interval of Streptomyces sp. NBC_01445:
- a CDS encoding Lrp/AsnC family transcriptional regulator, with protein MNSKHVAFDDLDRKIVAALIANARTSFAEIGAAIGLSATAVKRRADRLRENDVITGYTATVRPAALGWSTEAFVEVYCDGAAPPRRLAEVVRNHPEITSAMTVTGGADALLHVRATDVGHFEEVLERIRAEPFIRKTISYMVLSHLLPDSAEAGAREPAPDDAANQR; from the coding sequence ATGAACAGCAAGCACGTCGCGTTCGACGACCTCGACCGCAAGATCGTCGCCGCCCTGATCGCCAACGCCAGGACGAGTTTCGCGGAGATCGGCGCGGCCATCGGTCTGTCCGCCACCGCGGTCAAGCGGCGCGCCGACCGGCTGCGGGAGAACGACGTCATCACCGGCTACACCGCCACGGTCCGGCCGGCCGCGCTCGGCTGGAGCACCGAGGCGTTCGTCGAGGTGTACTGCGACGGCGCGGCGCCGCCTCGTCGGCTCGCCGAAGTCGTGCGCAACCACCCGGAGATCACCTCCGCAATGACCGTGACGGGCGGCGCCGACGCATTGCTGCACGTCAGGGCCACGGACGTCGGCCATTTCGAAGAGGTGCTCGAACGCATCAGGGCCGAGCCGTTCATCCGCAAGACGATCAGCTACATGGTCCTTTCCCATCTGCTGCCGGACAGCGCGGAGGCCGGCGCCCGCGAGCCCGCCCCGGACGACGCAGCAAACCAGCGCTGA
- the ddaH gene encoding dimethylargininase, which produces MSRRKRRYPSVPRRYLVCEPRYFDVQYAINPWMRDDVRVDTALAIAQWQNLIETYRAHGHTVETVPPVPGLPDMVFAANSALVVAGRVLGSHFHAEQRRPESAEYETWFKAAGYDVHRPESVCEGEGDLVPAGRYVLAGSGFRTTRAAHDEAQEFFGVPVIGLRLVDPYFYHLDTALFALDHPDDPVDPDDPDGGTIAYYPEAFSAGSREVLARLFPSAVLATRDDAMAFGLNSVSDGRHVFVAPQATGLIAQLTHRGYVPVPVDLSEFHKAGGGIKCCTQEIRS; this is translated from the coding sequence TTGTCCCGCCGGAAGCGGAGGTACCCGTCTGTGCCCAGGCGCTATCTGGTGTGCGAGCCTCGATACTTCGACGTTCAGTACGCCATCAACCCGTGGATGCGTGACGACGTGCGGGTCGACACCGCGCTCGCCATCGCGCAATGGCAGAACCTCATCGAGACCTACCGCGCGCACGGACACACCGTGGAGACCGTGCCGCCCGTCCCGGGCCTGCCCGACATGGTGTTCGCCGCGAACTCGGCGCTCGTCGTGGCCGGCCGTGTCCTCGGCTCCCACTTCCATGCGGAGCAACGCCGCCCCGAGTCCGCGGAGTACGAGACGTGGTTCAAGGCGGCGGGCTACGACGTCCACCGCCCGGAGTCGGTCTGCGAGGGCGAGGGCGACCTCGTACCGGCGGGCCGCTACGTTCTCGCGGGCAGCGGATTCCGTACGACGCGTGCCGCGCACGACGAGGCGCAGGAGTTCTTCGGCGTACCGGTCATCGGACTCCGCCTGGTCGATCCGTACTTTTACCACCTGGACACCGCGCTGTTCGCCCTCGATCACCCCGACGATCCAGTTGATCCAGATGATCCGGACGGCGGCACCATCGCGTACTACCCGGAGGCGTTCTCGGCCGGGAGCCGCGAGGTGCTCGCGCGGCTCTTCCCGAGCGCCGTGCTCGCCACCCGCGACGACGCGATGGCCTTCGGCCTCAATTCCGTCTCCGACGGCCGTCATGTCTTCGTCGCCCCGCAGGCCACCGGGCTCATCGCACAGCTCACCCACCGCGGATACGTCCCCGTCCCCGTCGACCTCTCCGAGTTCCACAAGGCCGGCGGAGGCATCAAGTGCTGCACCCAGGAGATCCGTTCATGA
- the rocD gene encoding ornithine--oxo-acid transaminase: MTVAPVQAPRSSAELISAETPVLAHNYHPLPVVVARAEGTWVEDVEGRRYLDLLAGYSALNFGHRHPALIEAAHRQLDQLTLTSRAFHNDRLAGFAEGLAELTGLDMVLPMNTGAEAVESAVKVARKWAYEVKGVPADRATIVVADGNFHGRTTTIVSFSTDESARAGFGPFTPGFRVVPYNDLAALEAAVDETTAAVLLEPIQGEAGVVIPDDGYLTGVRDLTRRAGCLFIADEIQSGLGRTGRTLAVDHEAVRPDMLLLGKALGGGIVPVSAVVAGRDVLGVLRPGEHGSTFGGNPLSAAVGSAVVDLLATGEFQRRAADLGEVLRAGLEALTGKGVKAFRARGLWAGVDIDPAIGTGRRISELLLDEGVLVKDTHGSTIRLAPPLTITREELESALAALGRVLG; the protein is encoded by the coding sequence ATGACCGTCGCCCCCGTCCAGGCCCCGCGTTCCTCTGCCGAGCTCATCAGCGCCGAGACGCCGGTGCTCGCGCACAACTACCACCCCCTGCCCGTCGTCGTCGCGCGCGCCGAGGGCACCTGGGTCGAGGACGTCGAGGGCCGCCGCTACCTCGACCTCCTCGCGGGTTACTCGGCCCTCAACTTCGGCCACCGCCACCCCGCCCTGATCGAGGCCGCCCACCGTCAGCTCGACCAGCTCACGCTGACATCGCGCGCCTTCCACAACGACCGTCTGGCCGGCTTCGCCGAGGGCCTCGCGGAGCTGACCGGGCTCGACATGGTGCTGCCGATGAACACGGGCGCCGAGGCCGTGGAGAGCGCCGTCAAGGTCGCCCGCAAGTGGGCGTACGAGGTCAAGGGCGTCCCCGCGGACCGGGCGACGATCGTCGTGGCGGACGGCAACTTCCACGGCCGGACGACCACGATCGTCAGCTTCTCCACGGACGAGTCGGCCCGCGCCGGGTTCGGGCCGTTCACCCCGGGCTTCCGCGTGGTCCCCTACAACGACCTGGCCGCGCTGGAGGCGGCGGTCGACGAGACGACGGCGGCCGTCCTGCTCGAACCCATCCAGGGCGAGGCCGGGGTGGTCATCCCGGACGACGGCTATCTCACCGGGGTACGCGATCTGACGCGGCGGGCCGGCTGCCTGTTCATCGCCGACGAGATCCAGTCGGGGCTCGGCCGCACGGGCCGCACGCTCGCCGTCGACCACGAGGCCGTACGCCCCGACATGCTGCTCCTCGGCAAGGCGCTCGGCGGCGGCATCGTGCCGGTGTCGGCGGTCGTCGCGGGGCGGGACGTCCTGGGGGTGCTGCGGCCGGGCGAGCACGGTTCCACGTTCGGCGGGAACCCGCTGTCCGCGGCGGTCGGCTCCGCCGTCGTCGACCTGCTCGCCACCGGAGAGTTCCAGCGCCGGGCGGCAGATCTGGGCGAGGTGCTGCGCGCCGGGCTCGAAGCCCTGACCGGTAAGGGAGTCAAGGCCTTCCGGGCCCGCGGTCTATGGGCGGGCGTCGACATCGACCCGGCCATCGGCACGGGCCGCCGGATCAGCGAACTCCTTCTGGACGAGGGCGTACTGGTCAAGGACACCCACGGTTCGACGATCCGCCTGGCCCCGCCCCTGACCATCACCCGCGAAGAACTGGAATCGGCGCTCGCCGCGCTGGGGAGGGTGCTGGGCTAG
- a CDS encoding VOC family protein yields MRIDRLDHLVLTVHDLDATVAFYTKVLGMGAITFRGGRRALTFGRSKINLHEAGHEFEPKAARPTPGSADLCLIVDEPVERIIAELAGHGVPLEEGPVERTGATGLIVSVYVRDPDDNLIELSNYVDTADPHTS; encoded by the coding sequence ATGCGCATCGACCGACTCGACCACCTCGTCCTCACCGTGCACGACCTCGACGCCACGGTCGCCTTCTACACGAAGGTCCTGGGCATGGGGGCGATCACGTTCCGGGGCGGCCGCCGTGCCCTGACCTTCGGCCGCAGCAAGATCAACCTCCATGAGGCGGGCCACGAGTTCGAACCGAAGGCGGCCCGCCCCACGCCCGGCAGCGCGGACCTGTGCCTGATCGTCGACGAGCCCGTCGAGCGGATCATCGCCGAACTGGCAGGCCACGGCGTCCCGTTGGAGGAGGGGCCGGTGGAACGCACGGGCGCCACCGGCCTCATCGTCAGCGTGTACGTGCGGGATCCGGACGACAACCTGATCGAGCTCAGCAATTACGTGGACACGGCGGACCCGCACACATCCTGA
- a CDS encoding LLM class flavin-dependent oxidoreductase, with product MRTSTTIEASGGSWRETVDFVTEAERLGMDICWVAEAWGSEAPSPLGYLAARTERMLLGSGIIQLATRTPAAIARAAITLSNISEGRFLLGLGPSGPQVIEGLHGVPFARPLSRMRETVEIVRQAVAGEKLSYEGREFTLPLPGGEAKPMRLSMRAEHDLPVYLATLSPKMLRLTGEVADGWLGTSFVPEGAQEAYFDHLDAGLAAAGRKRSDLDICQGAEVAFADDEDALRAMVAGRKKELAFSLGGMGSATTNYYNNAYSRQGWADTAAEVRARWQAGDRDGAAELITDDMVLATTLIGTEPMVRERLRVWSAAGVDTVRLYPAGDTLDARLTTLGRALDLVRDVGREER from the coding sequence ATGCGTACGTCTACGACGATCGAGGCCTCGGGCGGCAGCTGGCGCGAGACGGTCGACTTCGTGACCGAGGCCGAGCGGCTCGGGATGGACATCTGCTGGGTGGCCGAGGCGTGGGGCTCGGAGGCGCCCTCGCCGCTCGGATATCTGGCGGCGCGCACGGAGAGGATGCTGCTCGGCTCCGGGATCATCCAGCTGGCGACCCGCACCCCGGCCGCGATCGCCCGCGCGGCGATCACCCTGTCCAACATCTCCGAGGGCCGCTTCCTGCTCGGACTCGGACCGTCGGGACCTCAGGTGATCGAGGGGCTGCACGGTGTCCCCTTCGCGCGGCCCCTGTCCCGTATGCGCGAGACCGTCGAGATCGTCCGGCAGGCCGTGGCCGGAGAGAAACTCTCCTATGAGGGACGGGAGTTCACCCTCCCGCTGCCGGGCGGCGAGGCGAAGCCGATGCGCCTGTCGATGCGCGCCGAGCACGACCTGCCCGTCTATCTGGCCACACTCTCGCCCAAGATGCTGCGGCTCACGGGTGAGGTCGCAGACGGCTGGCTCGGCACGAGTTTCGTGCCGGAAGGTGCGCAGGAGGCCTACTTCGACCATCTGGACGCCGGGCTCGCCGCGGCCGGCCGCAAGCGGTCCGACCTGGACATCTGCCAGGGCGCCGAGGTGGCGTTCGCGGACGACGAGGACGCGCTGCGCGCGATGGTCGCGGGCCGAAAGAAGGAACTGGCCTTCAGCCTCGGCGGCATGGGATCCGCGACCACCAACTACTACAACAACGCCTACAGCAGGCAGGGTTGGGCCGACACGGCGGCCGAGGTCCGCGCGCGGTGGCAGGCCGGCGACCGGGACGGCGCGGCGGAACTGATCACCGACGACATGGTCCTGGCCACCACCCTCATCGGCACCGAGCCCATGGTCCGCGAACGCCTGCGGGTCTGGAGCGCCGCGGGCGTCGACACGGTCCGCCTCTACCCGGCCGGCGACACCCTGGATGCCCGTCTGACCACCTTGGGCAGGGCGCTGGATCTCGTACGGGACGTGGGGCGCGAGGAGCGCTAG
- a CDS encoding SRPBCC family protein, translated as MEWTGARYADKPTVEVRRRVQASPERVWEFVSDIDLMPTLSAELQSVAWLDGAAGPTLGARFLGRSRHESLGEWETTSYVVACEAPREFAWGVEDPEQPSALWKFTLTPLDDGGTELAQWMQLGPGRSGLSYAIDAMPEKEQKIVFVRLREFERNITATLDAIKDLAEGGPAPEGRGE; from the coding sequence ATGGAGTGGACGGGCGCGCGCTACGCCGACAAACCGACGGTCGAGGTCCGCAGAAGGGTTCAGGCGTCGCCGGAGCGGGTGTGGGAGTTCGTCTCCGACATCGACCTGATGCCGACGCTCAGCGCCGAACTCCAGTCGGTCGCCTGGCTGGACGGGGCGGCGGGCCCCACGCTCGGCGCCCGGTTCCTCGGGCGGAGCAGGCACGAGTCGCTGGGGGAGTGGGAGACCACCTCGTATGTCGTCGCGTGTGAGGCGCCACGCGAGTTCGCCTGGGGGGTCGAGGACCCCGAACAGCCCAGCGCCCTCTGGAAGTTCACCCTGACACCGCTCGACGACGGCGGCACCGAGCTGGCCCAGTGGATGCAGCTCGGCCCCGGCCGCTCCGGGCTCTCGTACGCGATCGACGCGATGCCGGAGAAGGAGCAGAAGATCGTGTTCGTGCGGCTGCGGGAGTTCGAGCGGAACATCACCGCCACGCTCGACGCGATCAAGGACCTGGCCGAGGGCGGCCCGGCTCCGGAAGGGCGGGGCGAGTGA
- a CDS encoding winged helix-turn-helix transcriptional regulator: MRRTSFANWPCSIARTMDLLGDWWTPLVLREAFYGIKRFDVFQEELGIARNTLADRLRRLVDEGLMEKRAYQQEPVRYDYVLTDMGRDFFGVLAAMNRWGDRWLAEEAGPPVVFHHDRCGHEGHAEVVCSECKEPMTAENTRPRLGPGYPPRLAERPDIKARFAD, translated from the coding sequence ATGAGGCGGACCTCCTTTGCCAACTGGCCCTGCTCCATCGCCCGCACCATGGACCTGCTCGGCGACTGGTGGACGCCGCTCGTCCTGCGTGAGGCGTTCTACGGGATCAAGCGGTTCGACGTGTTCCAGGAGGAGCTCGGCATCGCGCGCAACACCCTGGCCGACCGGCTCCGGCGCCTCGTGGACGAGGGGCTCATGGAGAAGCGGGCCTATCAGCAGGAGCCCGTCCGCTACGACTACGTCCTCACGGACATGGGACGCGACTTCTTCGGAGTGCTCGCCGCCATGAACAGGTGGGGCGACCGCTGGCTGGCGGAGGAGGCCGGACCGCCCGTCGTGTTCCACCACGACCGGTGTGGCCACGAGGGTCACGCCGAGGTCGTGTGCAGCGAGTGCAAGGAGCCGATGACGGCCGAGAACACGCGGCCCCGGCTCGGCCCCGGCTATCCGCCCCGCCTCGCGGAGCGCCCCGACATCAAGGCCCGTTTCGCGGACTGA
- a CDS encoding AAA family ATPase, which yields MTSGYFTSVDDVSARLAATGYLASPAVATTVFLADRLGKPLLVEGPAGVGKTELAKAVAEVAGATLVRLQCYEGVDESRALYEWNHAKQLLRITAGRDESWDETRTDIFSEEFLLPRPLLTAIRGSDPKVLLIDETDKADVEVEGLLLEVLSDFQVTVPELGTISATRRPFTVLTSNASRELSEALRRRCLFLHIGFPEEELERRIVRLKVPGLDEALAQAVVRVVGALRAMDLRKVPSVAETIDWARTLLALGAGTLDEQVVRDTLGVVLKHQEDVLKAAAKLDLDAV from the coding sequence ATGACGTCCGGGTACTTCACGTCCGTCGACGATGTGTCCGCGCGGCTCGCCGCGACGGGCTACCTGGCGTCCCCCGCGGTGGCCACCACGGTCTTCCTCGCCGACCGCCTCGGCAAGCCACTCCTCGTCGAGGGCCCCGCGGGCGTCGGCAAGACCGAACTGGCCAAGGCGGTCGCCGAAGTCGCCGGCGCCACCCTCGTCCGGCTCCAGTGCTACGAGGGCGTGGACGAGTCGCGCGCCCTGTACGAGTGGAACCACGCCAAGCAGCTCCTGCGCATCACGGCAGGCCGCGACGAGTCGTGGGACGAGACCCGTACGGACATCTTCAGCGAGGAGTTCCTGCTGCCGCGCCCGCTGCTGACGGCGATCCGCGGCAGCGACCCGAAGGTGCTCCTCATCGACGAGACCGACAAGGCCGACGTGGAGGTGGAGGGCCTGCTCCTGGAGGTGCTCAGCGACTTCCAGGTGACGGTGCCCGAGCTCGGCACGATCAGCGCGACGCGCCGCCCGTTCACCGTCCTCACCTCCAACGCGAGCCGCGAGCTGTCCGAGGCGCTGCGCCGGCGCTGCCTGTTCCTCCATATCGGCTTCCCCGAAGAGGAGTTGGAGCGCCGGATCGTGCGGCTCAAGGTGCCGGGGCTCGACGAGGCGCTGGCGCAGGCCGTGGTGCGGGTGGTCGGCGCGCTCCGCGCGATGGACCTGCGGAAGGTGCCGTCGGTCGCGGAGACCATCGACTGGGCCCGCACGCTCCTCGCCCTCGGCGCCGGAACGCTCGACGAGCAGGTCGTACGCGACACGCTCGGCGTCGTCCTCAAGCATCAGGAGGACGTGCTGAAGGCGGCGGCCAAGCTGGACCTGGACGCCGTGTGA
- a CDS encoding vWA domain-containing protein: protein MSATATGVPERLTALVQALRSHGVRIGTGETVDAGLAVEALGLTDREHLREGLAAALLHSEGQRAVFDPVFDLYFPRSVGAPQDTRHEPGSGSPWQDSDTADLRERLAAALAANDQELLDQLAAEAVDGLGGYSTANGAGGSGGSGGSGPSDRSDGWSSHQTLARLRPETLLARILAGIRAGATGDDEFTDRLRADEIRRRIQAFRGRVGTEARRRVAERRGTDEIARRAIAPTADRVDFLIAGRAQLDELRRAVQPLARKLATRLAARRRRAARGRIDLRRTLRGSLSTGGVPMRPVLRRRRPARPELVLLCDVSGSVAGFANFTMLLVQALHDQFSKVRVFAFVNRVDEVTDLIGRDTAGPEGLGARILSAASVTGWHGSSDYGTSLGEFAERYTDAVGPRSTVFVLGDARTNMSDPNTGALRDVAGRARKVYWLNPERRSLWDTGDSAADTYAEIVEMYECRNAQQLSALIARLLPV, encoded by the coding sequence GTGAGCGCGACGGCGACCGGCGTCCCGGAGCGGCTCACCGCACTCGTGCAGGCGCTGCGCTCGCACGGCGTCCGGATCGGCACCGGCGAGACCGTCGACGCCGGGCTCGCCGTCGAGGCGCTCGGCCTGACCGACCGCGAGCATCTGCGGGAGGGCCTGGCGGCGGCCCTGCTGCACAGCGAGGGGCAGCGGGCCGTCTTCGACCCCGTCTTCGATCTGTACTTTCCCCGGAGTGTCGGCGCCCCGCAGGACACACGGCACGAGCCGGGCTCCGGCAGTCCGTGGCAGGACTCCGACACGGCCGACCTGCGCGAGCGGCTCGCCGCCGCGCTCGCCGCCAACGACCAGGAATTGCTGGACCAGTTGGCGGCCGAGGCGGTGGACGGCCTGGGCGGCTACAGCACCGCGAACGGGGCGGGCGGCTCGGGTGGGTCCGGAGGATCGGGTCCGTCGGACCGCTCGGACGGCTGGTCCTCGCACCAGACGCTCGCCCGGCTGCGCCCGGAGACCCTGCTCGCCCGGATCCTCGCCGGGATCCGGGCCGGGGCCACCGGCGACGACGAGTTCACCGACCGGCTCCGGGCGGACGAGATCCGCCGCCGCATCCAGGCGTTCCGCGGACGCGTGGGCACCGAGGCGCGGCGCCGGGTCGCCGAGCGTCGCGGCACCGACGAGATCGCCCGCCGCGCCATCGCACCGACCGCCGACCGTGTCGACTTCCTCATCGCGGGCCGCGCCCAGCTGGACGAACTGCGCCGGGCGGTTCAGCCCCTGGCCCGCAAGCTGGCCACCCGCCTCGCCGCCCGCAGGCGCCGGGCCGCGCGCGGGCGGATCGACCTGCGCCGCACGCTCCGCGGCTCCCTGTCGACGGGCGGCGTCCCGATGCGGCCCGTGCTGCGCCGCCGCCGTCCCGCCCGCCCCGAACTCGTCCTCCTGTGCGACGTGTCCGGCTCGGTCGCGGGGTTCGCCAACTTCACGATGCTGCTGGTGCAGGCGCTGCACGACCAGTTCAGCAAGGTGCGGGTGTTCGCCTTCGTCAACCGCGTCGACGAGGTGACCGACCTCATCGGCCGCGACACCGCCGGGCCCGAGGGACTCGGTGCCCGCATCCTCTCGGCGGCGTCCGTGACGGGCTGGCACGGAAGCAGCGACTACGGCACGTCGCTGGGCGAGTTCGCCGAGCGGTACACGGACGCGGTCGGCCCGCGCAGCACTGTCTTCGTCCTGGGCGACGCCCGTACGAACATGAGCGACCCCAACACGGGGGCGCTGCGTGACGTCGCCGGGCGTGCCCGCAAGGTGTACTGGCTCAACCCCGAACGGCGCTCGCTGTGGGACACCGGCGACTCGGCGGCAGACACCTACGCGGAGATCGTCGAGATGTACGAGTGCCGCAACGCCCAGCAGCTGAGCGCGCTCATCGCGCGGCTGCTGCCTGTTTGA